TGAGAAGTTCTTAATATCAATATTAGTATCGCCAATCAAAATCATATTTCCGTgcaaaaatttactgtttattatatcCTCAACTTCCTTCAAGAATGATCGCGGACCACAGCCAGTGCTCTGAGACGGGGTCTATATAAAGATAACAACAAAATTTGTGCACGACCCACAGGTTCAATCGGCTCAACCATGCCACATATACATTCAAATGATTTTGCATTTAAACTGACAActgtaaatttaactattttaatgttgtagTATAATACCAGGCCACCACCATCCCTACCTATTCGACAATTACAAACCTTTAAAAAACCATCAATATTGTAACTGGCCAAATCATGTTCAGAACAATTTATCTCTGAAAGTACAATTATATCAATTTTGTCAATGTTGCACAGTatctgtaatataaaagtatccCAGTTTTTTCTAATTgaccttatatttaaatatattacattaatgcCTAACGACCTATTTACATTCGAGCAATGCATGAACCAACTTTCAAAACATAGATAACTGTCAGAATGCAAGTTTATCTCATATTCTATGTTATTTgatctaattataatttaaaaaagagtaaTACATCCTAAAACAACCAATCTCTATACCAGGATGAGATGCAAATTCAATGAGATACATTGGTTTTAGATTAGCTAACCAATTTTGTTAATGTCAtctaatgtttttataacaataatgtttctATCTTCCTCATTTTTCTTAACCATGATTTTTCCATTTTTGAACCAAACAAACCTGTGGTTGTGGATCCTTGCTCTGGATTTAGCCTCCTTCAGAAGTCCCTTGAAAAAGTAGGTCAggttttcattgaaataaatcttCTGACCTGACGATTTATCGGACAACCGTGCCTTCTTGCCAGCTAGTAACCATGTGTCCCTAGCAGTACTGGTCATAAACTGGATCATTATAGCGGGTGGCCTGTCATCATTCCTTCTTTGTAGTCGGTGCAGTTTATGGATTTGCTCGGGAACATAGGGAACATTTATTTCACCTGCCAGGTCTCTAACAACATCTTCGGTCTTCTCATCTTCCAACTTTTCTCCACGGACCGGAACACCCTGTATCTCAAGGTTAACTCTTCTCCCATACTGGTCCAGGTCATTTAGGCGCTCAGTAAGGGATTTCACATCATCTTCACTCCTCACTAACCTCTTCTTAACCTCACTGAGTTCTCTCTTGGTGACCCTATTTTCCTCCCTTAGtgcttttatttcttctataattatatcatatttttctgaCATAAACTCTAGAGTCTTTTGCACATCATCGACcgttttttttcatttccagTAAGCTATCGAGCTTAGCAGCTATGTTAACTGGGACGGAATCACTATAACCTTCCTCGGAAGTACTCGCAGGTTTATCCTTTCTTCTGCAAGTTGCGCAGGACCACTTAGATTGACCAGCCTTACCCAAGCCCTTCCAAGACTGGCCCCGAATGCTACATTCGCCAAAATGATAGCCTACCCGACATAACCTACAAATGGCGTAGTCCCCATCACTACAACCTTATACaaatagtatgtaaaatttgaaaggaaacaATTATGTGGCAGTAAGAGAACTACATAGGTGTTATGGGAAagtctaataatataatttcatagcAATACCCCTACCCAATAGGAAAAATAAGCCCCTACACTTGCAGTGTTTGACAATTGACAACATGTTGGTGACAATGCATTTCCATTGTCAATGACACTAAGGTGGGCTTAAGTGCCATTCGCTGACAAGGCTGCTTTGTTTAGGTTAATAAGGACCGTGACTGATACGGCATCGAGTGTTACTCCAGAGTCGTGTGACACGTAGCTCATCCCATAACCTATCAGTGTATGTCATTCGGTTTTCCATGTTCCATAAGGAATTAGAAGAGTTATTTATTCATTGTAGATTTCCTACTGCTTTATGTTCTATTGAAACGAGCATACCTTTAGATACATACTTTTtgaaaaacagtaatttttcGTAATGTAAATATATACCAATTTTACAAACCacatttattggtttatatttctCCATGTTTATAGGGTACTAATTACATTGTTAATATCAATGCATATAAGTTCTGAAATATCCATTAATTTGATTCTACTTCTCCATCTTAACGTATAAGCACATCATTACGTTGGtcctaaaaacattttgttagttTAAGTGTGATGTATATGGTCTCATTATTTCGAAGCAatcaaattttaatctttaacatatatttagaaaagaGTCCTTAACATGAGGGAAAGTGGTATATACACAGCTTgtcttaatatataacatgtgttctctaattaaaatattattcacggAATATTAGGCAACATTTTGATATTGGAATTTCACAAAGCGTGATACACGTATGAAGACTATAAGATTTGATTTCctcttaattaatataaaagatattctGCACATATTGTTGGAAGTAGTAAAAAGGTATGAAAGCTTGCtaagttattgaaaatattgaggAATTTGGAACTGAACCAATAGAAATCACGTTCAGAGATCTCTTtgcattcaaaataattatttattgtggaAAATGTGTGGATATCATTTATAACAAGCACCCCCAAAGTAGATAAGGTATATGGtgaatattacttaaaaactgtttttagtgACATACTATAAACGTactaataaagaataatttgagTTTTTTCGAGAGTCATATGGTAGAATATTCTAGGGTTAGActgagaataaaatatattaaggttTAAAACGTTTTATCAATGAGACATAAAGGAGTAGAGTGATTAGGACTATCTCTTGTCTGATAACTACTTAACGACGTCCTACGCACAAGTAAAATTTCATGTTGATTTCAGACTTTGGAAAGAAATAAGAAGTAAACAATTCCAAATATAGCGacttttataaatgttagttACTGATTTCAGGTATGTTTTAGTTTATCACTACATCATTAACAAAACAtcatactaattaattaaacgtTGTGCAAAACTTATCccaaatatatcaataacttctGATGAATACTACCTGATTTATGTATGACTGACACACTATAAGTCTCGAACGAGTTAAATTGGGGGTTGAGTTTTACTTGAAACTCTACCTTTTCTACCTTTGTACTCCTTTAGAAAATCGTAGACATTGATCTATTGGTATTTGTTTTACAATCCAGTTCCAGCGATTCAAAGTGGTGTGTTCTTCTTTGTGCTTGACAacttttgaatgagttgactaacaggatttaagtttgtttatataCTCTACCTTCCCTACcttaacatttatattgaaaatggtaaaaaatcGCACAGTTATTGTAGCTCAAGTGGTTATTTCCTTATGCCTTATAAATAAGGTGGTGTATGGCAAGCATAATTTAACAGTGTGGCCTATacaatgcaataataaaatattagatgtaACTAGAGACCCTTGTTACTGTTGGCTTTCAATATTCGGCTATAGAGGATATACATGTTTGTATTGGTTcatttactatataataatatttatggctAGTAGTTAAATGTATGTTACTTCTGTCATAAATAACCTATTAATGTCTAATAATACGGTCAATCGAAAGTTTCAGAATTAATTACTTACAAcgcaatcataaataaattttggaacAGCTAAAACTTTAATCACCACTCTTAACTGCACGAGAATTACATTCCATGGACTTTGTTCAGTGTATCAATTGATTTTACTAGGTTTATTAGAGGGTTGTTATCTTCAAtactattatacaaaaatgtagaaACCATGAACAtgacttatttatttactgattCTTTCCGTATCAAAAACTTAATACTGAATAATATTAGTGGTTAACAATAAAAccagatgtttaaaataaaaacatctgttTACAATGGTACATCTGTTCttaattataatacacataaaataaaatcagtgtCTTGCTGAACTCGACTAACTCAAATcacatttttctttacttttacttgaGTTAGCGAGAAAGTTCCAGATAAACAGGTCAACCTCTTATACTAGAGAATGTGACAGACAGTCGAGATCCTAGTCCAGTGAGGGACATGGGTGAGTGAGAGCGGTGGAAGCTGTAGATGCATAACCCTCATCAGCAGATGAGGTCGGCAAGGGAGTGATAGAGAGATTAAAGATTGGGAGAGTGGGGAAAGGATACTAAAGTCGAGGAGAGAAGAGACGTCTCCGAAATAATGGTTGAAGTGACCAAGGAAAGAACAAACAAAGAAACTAAAAAGGGTAGATGGGAGAGGCAGCCATTTACCAGGAATAAAAGCCCCAGGTAAAAGAACAGTATTGGCAATGTTAGATGGGAGTGGGAGCAGTCTGCACATCAATTTTGTGTTGAATAGGAAGCCAAAAAGACTCCTTATAATATCAGAGCCACCATGACTATCCTTAAACTAAGCGTTGTCATTGTTAGGGGAAAAAATATATCCAGAGACATTGAAATTAGGGAACGCAACAGCGAAGTCTACGCAAGTCTGTGGAGAGAGACCTAAAATAATACCAGCAATTAATTGCAGTCGAAGGTAGTGTACAAAAAGTGTTGCTTCTTAACTAGTCATATACGTATTAGTACGACTGATTTAGTATTTACTTGCCTTTCGATCGAGTCCTAttcaaaaaattcatttcaaaagttGCTTCATACTGAAATATGAGCAATATTGGATGCCTAAAAGATTTGTTATACAGAGGGTTTACATATATGGTAAGTTTTAACATGTTAGGTTCCTTAGCACAAAGgcagtattttgtttatttaaggtggacaatatgtttatttttacctcGTCTACATGTTTCTTTATGAATATTACATTATCAATGAAAGATTTacagaaaaaatcaaaatttgtatgattttataaCGAAAATATGCATTACACTtgtcattttaaacaattattgtaaatgcAAAACATATTATTTGGAGTCTATAGCagcaaaacattttaagaatttgaTATGCTGCACTAAGTGCAATGtgaactggaaccaaattcaacGATCACtatgaatcaacccttccctccATACCTACGTTATCTTTATAAAACTCGGTGCTCTACCGCACTTTAGAATCGTATTATAATGGACTCAATTGCGCATctgataaaacaatgaaaacatatCTTGACATATAATACACTTGAATTTGTAGGATAAATATTTTCAATCTGGAGGTAACTGGAGGTAATCCCAACATGCACATTTGCCTTACATTATAAGAAAAATCATCTATACTAGTAGCGTTTATTACCGTTTTAAAATTTAGGTATTGATAGCGTTTAAAACCAAATATGGTAATAAGTATAGTTTCCAGTTTAATGCTTAATTCGTTTCagtactaaaaataaaagaataatttgaactaaaaatcAAAATCGTCAACAACGGTCAGGACTAGTGATCAGTGATCAGATCCAATAAATTCTATGATACATTAATTAGTGAATTCGCTGAAAAAATCTTCCTAAGGAAAAAGGTTGctaattgtatttatgtattgcGATAGAATAAGCATAAGGCagatatcaatatttatttctgttgCTGGTCAAATTTcgtttagtgcagcgtctgaaatcgtCTGACGCTAATAACTGCATTATAGAAGATTAGGTTGACCCAACGTTAGGGTCGTTTCTGTAACTTCATGGTGCATAAAATTTTTGCACGTGATCACACATTGACAACACCTATTCAcctatatacttttttatatcaaagcaaagaaaattttagttttaagctttcttcttcgcaaaaatattttgttatatttcatacatACGAAACTCCAGGTTCCGAGATAAAAATCTGTGAAagtgtcagattttagacgctgcactagaTGGTAGGTAAACTGGAATTAAACTCAACAATCGTATAGAATGAAACATTCCCACCAACGAATCCAAAATGATTCTGGAACAACAAAGTTTTCTCGACGTCAACACTTGTGTCCAGcacttcaatagcctcaacctcaaagcaaattcttcaaagtcAAACGTCCTGACTTTTGCACTGCTATCAGGAAATCTCAATGACGCTGCAGCCGTACTATTGGAAGACACAGTGCTGGATGAAGTTGAATgttcaaagtttctgggaatattCCTTGATCGAGGATTGACTTGGAATTCTCACATTGACCACGTTTTTTCCAgactgtcctcaggcatttatgttttgaggtctttagccaagtactgccttactcaggtactgatgacggcgtattatggcttgatctacccccatcTCACTTAAGGTCTGGTGTTACGGGGAGACAGCGCAAACAACCATTTCTCCCGAGCATTAAAAATttagaagcaagcgattcgcataaaaTGAAATTCCGGGAATCGTGCAAAGAAGCATTCAAaacgttgcaactgttgactcttccttgtctctacattcttgagacaagctcattttttttgtccaaatgtgcattaacccggggccgtgacatacacgagtatgagacaagaggcagagatgcctaccgaactggaagacacaggacggggatttacgaacacttgccctcccaggcaggtgttcggttcatcaacaagttgccagatcagATAAGtaatgccccaacgcctaaggtgttaaaaacCCGTTTAAGACGCTTTATAGTGCTGACGactttatggcattcgactgggtgaccgccacaattagcaaactgaataccggcgctggaaatgggaatattAGCTGGATGAATGAGGAGTGGCTgaagatttgtatgtttgaatgtggtttgaggcaaaatgaaagctttaaattttagatatttagtcttgactattgctatacatatgataatgtcctggcaataaaaaattgatttgatttgacatagCAATGTTAAAAGGTAGATAACAATGAAAGAAATGTGAAAGTTAATTTGGTTAATCTCTAATTCCATAAAGGTAGTACCTTCCAAAATGaatgtactaataataatatatatatatatatatatatatatatatatatatatatatatatatatatatatatatattagctgtTATTAATTTCAGAAGCAATAAGTCAGTCATGTCGATATATGACTAGTCAAAACCAAACCCTCATTGCAAAACTAAGCTtcgatttatattaaattgtgataaatgttaattcaactttatt
This Homalodisca vitripennis isolate AUS2020 chromosome 3, UT_GWSS_2.1, whole genome shotgun sequence DNA region includes the following protein-coding sequences:
- the LOC124358216 gene encoding uncharacterized protein LOC124358216, with protein sequence MSEKYDIIIEEIKALREENRVTKRELSEVKKRLVRSEDDVKSLTERLNDLDQYGRRVNLEIQGVPVRGEKLEDEKTEDVVRDLAGEINVPYVPEQIHKLHRLQRRNDDRPPAIMIQFMTSTARDTWLLAGKKARLSDKSSGQKIYFNENLTYFFKGLLKEAKSRARIHNHRFVWFKNGKIMVKKNEEDRNIIVIKTLDDINKIG